A region from the Panicum hallii strain FIL2 chromosome 1, PHallii_v3.1, whole genome shotgun sequence genome encodes:
- the LOC112874522 gene encoding early nodulin-like protein 1 — MASRAALLLCASVVLAVAAAAVARDFVVGGADDAWKALAQPDALTKWASINRFHVGDNLVFKLGGAADDSVLEVTRNDYNRCSTAAPLATHKATAGGAAATVPLPRSGPYYFVGGAPGSCQKGERLLVVVMSEKHGRGRLRGLAPVLAPAPAPEAESPLAASFIGGPAAAPAPATGAAGKTAASAGTGALLLGATAVLGALLVGW; from the exons ATGGCGTCAAGGGCGGCGCTCCTCCTCTGCGCTTCGGTGGTCCTCGCcgtggcggccgccgccgtggccagGGACTTCGTCGTCGGCGGCGCCGACGACGCCTGGAAGGCGCTGGCGCAGCCCGACGCGCTCACCAAGTGGGCCTCGATCAACCGCTTCCACGTCGGCGACAACCTGG TGTTCAagctcggcggcgcggcggacgaCTCGGTGCTGGAGGTGACCCGCAACGACTACAACCGCTGCAGCACGGCGGCCCCGCTCGCCACCCACAaggccaccgccggcggcgccgccgccacggtgCCGCTCCCCCGCTCCGGCCCGTACTACTTCGTCGGCGGCGCCCCAGGCAGCTGCCAGAAGGGCGAgcgcctcctcgtcgtcgtcatgTCCGAGAAGcacggccgcggccgcctgcgTGGCCTGGCGCCGGTGCTGgccccggcgcccgcgcccgagGCTGAGTCCCCGCTGGCCGCCAGCTTCATCGGGGGCCctgccgcggcgccggcgccggccaccggGGCCGCCGGGAAGACGGCTGCGTCTGCCGGGACCGGCGCTCTGCTCCTCGGCGCCACCGCCGTCCTCGGGGCCCTGCTGGTTGGGTGGTAG